In Oncorhynchus gorbuscha isolate QuinsamMale2020 ecotype Even-year linkage group LG08, OgorEven_v1.0, whole genome shotgun sequence, one genomic interval encodes:
- the psmb11a gene encoding LOW QUALITY PROTEIN: proteasome subunit beta type-11a (The sequence of the model RefSeq protein was modified relative to this genomic sequence to represent the inferred CDS: inserted 2 bases in 1 codon; deleted 1 base in 1 codon), producing MTSFGMQFHTFRELSRYLHVQHSSLSSLSTSPSPPTRHPFPLSHETTTLAFVFQGGVIAAADTRASCSGLVSCPSVQKILPIHSHLLVTTSGSXRILAREIRLYQLRHGCRLSITSSAKLLSHILEPFKGTDVCVAAIISGSDVEEVRDDLTGRASDRTRHAVTDGNLTISLASDRCGPKLFYVCSDGTRLQGKFFSVGSGSPYAYAVLDGGVRWSLSEEEAISLAREIVYRATHRDAYSGNCVDLFHITAQGYSHRDREDLREEYHREKGEDRERKKERI from the exons ACACTCGTCCCTTTCCTccctgtccacctctccatcaccgCCCACCCGCCACCCATTCCCTTTGTCTCACGAAACCACTACCCTGGCCTTTGTGTTCCAAGGAGGTGTTATAGCAGCGGCAGACACACGTGCCAGCTGCTCAGGTcttgtctcctgtccctctgtccagAAGATACTGCCCATCCACTCCCATTTACTGGTCACCACTTCAGGCAG GAGAATCCTGGCTAGAGAGATCCGC CTTTACCAGCTACGCCACGGCTGCCGCTTGTCAATCACTAGCTCTGCCAAGCTCCTCTCTCATATATTGGAACCATTTAAGGGGACTGATGTGTGTGTGGCAGCCATTATATCTGGCTCGGATGTAGAGGAGGTTAGG GATGACTTGACTGGCAGGGCCAGTGACAGAACAAGACATGCAGTAACTGACGGGAACCTGACAATATCCCTTGCCAGTGATCGTTGTGGCCCAAAGCTCTTCTATGTGTGCAGTGACGGCACCCGTCTGCAGGGAAAGTTTTTCTCAGTGGGCTCAGGTTCGCCCTATGCCTATGCAGTACTGGATGGAGGGGTTCGGTGGAGCCTGAGTGAGGAGGAGGCAATCTCATTGGCCAGAGAAATTGTGTACAGGGCCACACACAGGGATGCATATTCAGGGAACTGTGTGGACCTCTTTCACATCACTGCCCAAGGATATAgccacagagacagggaggattTGAGAGAGGAGTaccacagagagaagggagagg atagagaaagaaagaaggagagaatt